In a genomic window of Pangasianodon hypophthalmus isolate fPanHyp1 chromosome 19, fPanHyp1.pri, whole genome shotgun sequence:
- the kif26bb gene encoding kinesin-like protein KIF26B isoform X2, which yields MGSSEIARKQRYLAQMTSSKSLSQAQCSAACVPRAERLSPEGAGASGASGASGDSKFFTAKGERPATPDAARLCEECVARVLVFKEQALRVLKDGHFSPSDPKLSILLYESLRVPVWIGLAGCCDVCFTHLSQLKREAIHMLLNQNRTIWPSTPPASVSPGYDALGSHTLPRAISSRSPSPNKRQKFSNPRTESWVREHSRFETLWCANNEMAPFADMVSQDGMKKKKDDDSTVLCRFRGPLTFNTSKVAAMLPAGPSAAFSFIVRAVQKLHLTSRRRKQCSENDCYPTNFCGLLQKDPPPAPLNLLQTHSKSRDLPETAKVRVMLRLNPIQTADTSQSHALKVDLHKKQVTVLEPAIQNTQRSAAGTSFTPKTFTFDATFGPESSQAKVCERSLCEVLQSVVAGADGCILSFGQTKVGTSYTMIGRDDGTPNLGIIPCAISWLFKLINKKKDKTWANISVSVSAVEVCGETEVIRDLLSGFEAGDHTHKPNVYLQEDPVCGIQLYNNRVLSAPTAERAACLLDAALASRNTGMGGCRGTFHHHCHMFYTLHVCQKHIKSSPTSGMYVEQSKLSLIDLGSCTRERTKNNTEVCLLDLGNVIMAKLNGHKHVPKKGSKLAMLMQESLGNVNCHTTIVAHVSTSHDDLSETLCTIQIVSRIRRLQRIRKQACNSPGARSLGKEKKGNDSSKLRAFRYAGSLDHNFSLPHLFDDVEDYSGSEKSCDTVFCVDPKGVLHDKEVRGNQEFVPIIPSLQRNKADLKSSFSIKHCDILHLTQNSKEMKKLPTPQNSSAPDLECFKCNTFAELQNRLGCINESEMAGSHSCKIQPANAVFKSEPLSSKVVKIPAEKPEIQQFPCIKQANNHEQGQPTQRDAFIKDIKETPCEYTGQEKITKKILPSSPRFHMASSSMQCERDTESQNLTKTTTPSVPFPVEGLSSDKSTLPPKIRIPPVGKSSSSLATALASPVPFPITRCEVIPQFPTENQGEKTTITVTVQQPLDLNGHDELIYSVVKEVEVSGPIIKGKAAKIANIDELDSLKNLPLGSQPVKIIGNVGKEQTAADSVSEVQALGTTGKTSSDLAVGKTISMGQNHVVNSKTENNPSQLDVRSKESQSKTDIEVAKTDFGSTFQYETSRFRENAFEVAAEQEDAKRKCNQSSGQLCREFKDKVSPTNQRILEDFQMKSAENIVSSYSTYDTSSLTRAWLDADKQHTCKDSLYPCTSWENETSYSPKTTLEKNYVAIPSLVEWAEYSKSMPSVPRSDNNSPSKKNRKQVQPTLTQTTSENQLKSTNPKSPIDESTKLFSAKLEQLTNRSRSLSRSHVECAAVQPFEQSNTVFTQGSSRNMEGNCTPPKVNRHLEKENCQNLGSKGNLEAQYASAHAKSIACPGLLTVFEADLLTLSQANHSLRRVPRFFPLYDVDESDTTQPCKHSQSNMSSVNKVLSSPVVHKLSGTAPNLCVSPKSNRRSINRSSSLSPDGFSRKQISWSSQSLSRKQAKASISSKYPSKILNGRVEVLRASEDSLSSSSPGSSDIDDLEESKRKIKLLSHTLPSPYSRITAPRKPNHCSGHASDNTSVLSGELPPAMCKTALLYDRNSMVSSGYESLKRDSETTYSSTSIHDSISDQSCFYSTLKGARSSKKRNNTGSHQRHPSQDTLSSLRRSGSGSKIRWVDHGTTDAYEIKVYEIDNVDSLQRRGKAGNKCQAEIPGASTTKDCRDEGQVQHPKERAGASQTASDGGSREMDA from the exons ATGGGGTCTTCGGAAATAGCTCGGAAACAAAGATAT CTCGCGCAGATGACCAGCAGTAAGTCGCTGTCTCAGGCTCAGTGCAGCGCTGCGTGTGTCCCGCGCGCCGAGCGCCTCTCTCCAGAAGGCGCAGGAGCTTCAGGAGCTTCAGGAGCTTCGGGAGACTCAAAATTCTTCACAGCCAAAGGCGAGAGACCGGCAACCCCAGACGCGGCACGGTTGTGTGAAGAATGCGTCGCTCGTGTGCTTGTTTTCAAGGAACAAGCTCTGCGAGTGTTAAAGGATGGTCACTTTTCCCCCAGC GATCCAAAACTCTCCATCCTTCTCTATGAGAGCTTGCGAGTGCCTGTTTGGATTGGCCTTGCTGGTTGCTGTGACGTCTGCTTCACTCACCTGAGCCAGCTCAAGCGGGAGGCCATCCACATGCTCCTAAACCAAAACCGGACCATCTGGCCCAGTACTCCCCCTGCCAGCGTCTCACCCGGCTACGATGCCTTGGGTTCTCACACTCTGCCTAGAGCCATCAGCTCTCGTTCTCCAAGCCCAAATAAACGCCAGAAGTTCAGCAACCCAAGGACAGAAAGCTGGGTCAGAGAACACTCACGCTTTGAGACCCTGTGGTGTGCAAATAATGAAATGGCACCTTTTGCTGACATG GTTTCTCAGGATggtatgaaaaagaaaaaagatgatgaTTCCACAGTTCTCTGCCGCTTCAGAGGTCCTCTGACATTCAACACTTCCAAAGTTGctgcaatgctacctgctggaCCCTCTGCAGCTTTCTCTTTCATCGTCAG GGCTGTCCAGAAGTTGCACTTGACCTCAAGAAGGAGGAAGCAGTGCTCTGAAAATGACTGCTATCCCACAAACTTCTGTGGTCTTCTCCAGAAGGACCCGCCTCCTGCACCTTTAAACCTTTTACAGACTCACAGCAAGAGCAGAGACTTACCAGAGACGGCAAAG GTCAGAGTTATGCTGAGACTCAACCCGATTCAGACGGCAGACACGTCTCAGTCCCATGCCCTTAAAGTGGACCTACATAAGAAACAGGTCACAGTACTGGAGCCTGCCATACAAAACACGCAGAGATCAGCAGCAGGCACCAGTTTCACTCCAAAGACCTTCACATTTGATGCTACTTTTGGCCCTGAGTCATCCCAG GCTAAGGTCTGTGAGAGGAGTTTGTGTGAGGTTCTCCAGTCTGTTGTTGCTGGAGCAGATGGCTGCATCCTAAGCTTCGGACAAACCAAAGTGG GAACATCTTACACAATGATCGGGCGTGATGATGGCACACCAAACCTAGGGATCATCCCTTGTGCCATTTCTTGGCTTTTCAAGCTCATTAACAAGAAGAAGGACAAGACATGGGCAAACATCTCGGTATCTGTGTCAGCTGTGGAGGTGTGCGGGGAGACTGAGGTCATCAGGGATTTACTGTCTGGTTTTGAGGCTGGTGATCACACCCATAAGCCAAATGTTTACCTCCAGGAAGACCCTGTCTGTGGAATACAG CTTTACAACAACAGGGTATTAAGTGCTCCTACAGCAGAAAGAGCAGCCTGCCTATTGGATGCAGCCCTAGCATCTCGAAACACAGGCATGGGAGGGTGCAGAGGGACGTTTCATCATCACTGCCATATGTTCTACACTCTTCATGTCTGCCAAAAACACATAAAGAGCAGTCCCACATCTGGGA TGTATGTGGAACAAAGCAAGCTGAGCCTAATTGACTTAGGAAGCTGTACCAGGGAGAGAACTAAGAACAACACGGAGGTCTGTCTTCTTGACCTGGGCAATGTTATTATGGCCaagctgaatgggcacaaacaTGTACCTAAAAA gggAAGTAAACTGGCAATGCTCATGCAAGAGTCTCTTGGAAATGTCAACTGCCACACGACAATTGTAGCCCATGTCTCCACGTCTCATGATGACCTGTCTGAAACTCTGTGCACCATCCAGATTGTCTCTCGCATTCGAAGATTACAAAGGATCAGA AAACAAGCCTGCAACTCACCTGGAGCAAGAAGCTtgggcaaagaaaaaaaagggaatgacTCCTCTAAGCTAAGAGCATTTCGCTATGCAGGTTCACTGGATCATAATTTTTCTTTGCCTCACCTCTTTGATGATGTAGAGGACTATTCTGGGAGTGAAAAGTCATGCGACACGGTGTTCTGTGTGGATCCAAAAGGTGTCCTCCATGATAAAGAGGTCAGAGGGAATCAAGAGTTTGTACCGATAATTCCATCTTTGCAAAGGAACAAGGCAGACTTAAAAAGCTCCTTCTCTATAAAGCACTGTGATATCTTACATTTAACTCAAAATTCAAAAGAGATGAAAAAACTTCCTACTCCACAGAATTCTAGTGCTCCTGATTTGGAGTGTTTCAAGTGCAACACCTTTGCTGAACTACAGAATCGACTGGGATGTATTAATGAAAGTGAAATGGCTGGCTCGCATTCTTGCAAGATACAGCCTGCAAATGCTGTCTTTAAATCTGAACCTCTCTCAAGCAAAGTTGTGAAGATACCAGCTGAAAAGCCAGAGATTCAACAATTTCCATGTATAAAACAGGCTAATAACCACGAACAAGGACAACCTACTCAGAGAGATGCCTTTATTAAGGACATTAAGGAAACACCTTGTGAGTATACTGGTCAAgaaaaaatcactaaaaaaaTTCTTCCATCCTCACCAAGATTTCACATGGCTAGTAGCTCCATGCAGTGTGAACGAGACACTGAATCCCAAAACCTTACTAAAACAACGACTCCTTCCGTACCTTTTCCAGTGGAAGGGCTGTCATCAGATAAGTCCACATTGCCCCCCAAGATTCGGATACCTCCTGTGGGTAAAAGCTCATCCTCCCTGGCTACTGCCCTAGCGTCCCCAGTTCCTTTCCCTATCACCCGATGTGAAGTTATTCCACAGTTTCCCACAGAGAACCAAGGAGAGAAAACGACCATCACTGTAACAGTTCAGCAGCCACTGGATTTGAATGGACATGATGAACTTATATATTCTGTGGTTAAGGAAGTAGAGGTCAGTGGCCCAATTATTAAAGGCAAGGCTGCAAAAATAGCAAATATCGATGAGCTTGATTCTCTTAAGAACTTGCCACTAGGGTCTCAGCCTGTGAAGATCATTGGCAATGTTGGAAAGGAACAAACTGCTGCTGATTCTGTATCTGAAGTTCAGGCTTTAGGTACAACTGGTAAGACATCATCAGATTTAGCTGTAGGCAAGACCATTTCTATGGGTCAAAACCATGTTGTCAACTCAAAGACTGAAAATAACCCCTCACAACTCGATGTTAGGTCAAAAGAATCCCAGTCTAAGACAGACATAGAGGTGGCCAAAACTGATTTTGGCTCCACTTTCCAATATGAGACCTCAAGGTTCAGGGAGAATGCATTTGAGGTGGCAGCAGAGCAAGAAGATGCTAAGAGAAAGTGTAACCAAAGTAGTGGGCAGCTTTGTAGAGAGTTCAAAGACAAGGTTTCTCCAACAAATCAGAGGATATTAGAAGATTTTCAAATGAAATCAGCAGAAAATATAGTCAGCAGTTACTCAACTTATGACACGAGCAGTCTTACAAGAGCTTGGCTTGATGCTGACAAACAGCATACCTGTAAGGACTCCCTTTATCCCTGTACAAGCTGGGAAAATGAGACTTCATATAGTCCAAAAACAACActtgaaaaaaattatgttgCCATACCAAGTCTTGTGGAATGGGCAGAATATAGTAAATCAATGCCTTCAGTGCCAAGATCAGATAACAACAGTCCCAgtaagaaaaatagaaaacaagttCAACCTACTCTGACCCAGACAACCTCAGAGAATCAGCTCAAATCTACAAACCCCAAATCCCCTATTGATGAGAGCACTAAGCTATTTAGTGCAAAATTGGAGCAGCTAACAAACAGAAGCCGATCCCTAAGTAGATCACATGTAGAGTGTGCTGCTGTGCAGCCTTTTGAGCAAAGCAATACTGTGTTCACTCAGGGTTCTTCGAGGAATATGGAGGGCAACTGTACCCCACCAAAGGTCAACAGACATCTTGAGAAGGAAAATTGCCAGAATTTGGGTTCTAAAGGAAATTTGGAAGCACAATATGCATCAGCTCATGCCAAAAGCATTGCCTGTCCTGGTTTGCTGACAGTTTTTGAAGCAGACCTCCTCACTTTGTCTCAGGCTAACCATAGCCTTAGGAGAGTTCCAAGGTTTTTCCCACTTTATGATGTTGATGAAAGTGACACTACTCAGCCTTGCAAGCATAGTCAGTCCAATATGTCAAGTGTAAACAAGGTTTTGTCTAGCCCAGTGGTTCACAAGTTGTCTGGAACTGCCCCCAATTTATGTGTATCACCAAAATCTAACAGACGCTCAATAAATAGGAGCTCAAGTCTGTCTCCTGATGGATTTTCCAGAAAACAAATCTCATGGTCATCCCAGTCTTTATCCCGAAAGCAGGCGAAAGCTTCTATCTCCTCCAAATATCCAAGCAAAATACTGAATGGACGGGTTGAGGTTCTTAGAGCAAGTGAGGACTCTCTCTCTAGCTCCAGCCCAGGTAGCTCAGATATCGATGATCTTGAGGAGTCAAAACGAAAGATTAAACTGTTGAGCCACACCTTACCTTCCCCATACAGTAGGATTACAGCACCACGTAAACCAAACCACTGCAGCGGGCATGCCAGTGATAACACAAGCGTACTGAGTGGGGAGCTTCCTCCTGCCATGTGTAAGACTGCGTTGCTGTACGATCGCAACAGTATGGTCAGCAGTGGTTATGAAAGCCTGAAGAGGGACAGTGAAACCACATATAGTAGTACTTCAATACATGACTCAATCAGTGATCAGAGCTGCTTCTACAGTACTCTAAAGGGTGCCAGAAGTTCcaagaaaagaaacaacacaG GATCCCATCAAAGACATCCATCCCAGGACACCCTCTCATCTTTAAGGAGGTCTGGAAGTGGGTCCAAAATACGCTGGGTTGATCATGGTACCACAGATGCATATGAAATTAAAGTTTATGAGATCGACAATGTGGATAGTTtgcagaggagaggaaaggCAGGGAACAAG TGCCAAGCTGAAATTCCTGGAGCATCGACAACAAAGGATTGCAGAGATGAGGGCCAAGTACAACACCCTAAAGAGAGAGCTGGAGCTAGCCAAACAGCATCTGATGGTggatccagagaaatggatgCATGA
- the kif26bb gene encoding kinesin-like protein KIF26B isoform X1, with product MGSSEIARKQRYLAQMTSSKSLSQAQCSAACVPRAERLSPEGAGASGASGASGDSKFFTAKGERPATPDAARLCEECVARVLVFKEQALRVLKDGHFSPSDPKLSILLYESLRVPVWIGLAGCCDVCFTHLSQLKREAIHMLLNQNRTIWPSTPPASVSPGYDALGSHTLPRAISSRSPSPNKRQKFSNPRTESWVREHSRFETLWCANNEMAPFADMVSQDGMKKKKDDDSTVLCRFRGPLTFNTSKVAAMLPAGPSAAFSFIVRAVQKLHLTSRRRKQCSENDCYPTNFCGLLQKDPPPAPLNLLQTHSKSRDLPETAKVRVMLRLNPIQTADTSQSHALKVDLHKKQVTVLEPAIQNTQRSAAGTSFTPKTFTFDATFGPESSQAKVCERSLCEVLQSVVAGADGCILSFGQTKVGTSYTMIGRDDGTPNLGIIPCAISWLFKLINKKKDKTWANISVSVSAVEVCGETEVIRDLLSGFEAGDHTHKPNVYLQEDPVCGIQLYNNRVLSAPTAERAACLLDAALASRNTGMGGCRGTFHHHCHMFYTLHVCQKHIKSSPTSGMYVEQSKLSLIDLGSCTRERTKNNTEVCLLDLGNVIMAKLNGHKHVPKKGSKLAMLMQESLGNVNCHTTIVAHVSTSHDDLSETLCTIQIVSRIRRLQRIRKQACNSPGARSLGKEKKGNDSSKLRAFRYAGSLDHNFSLPHLFDDVEDYSGSEKSCDTVFCVDPKGVLHDKEVRGNQEFVPIIPSLQRNKADLKSSFSIKHCDILHLTQNSKEMKKLPTPQNSSAPDLECFKCNTFAELQNRLGCINESEMAGSHSCKIQPANAVFKSEPLSSKVVKIPAEKPEIQQFPCIKQANNHEQGQPTQRDAFIKDIKETPCEYTGQEKITKKILPSSPRFHMASSSMQCERDTESQNLTKTTTPSVPFPVEGLSSDKSTLPPKIRIPPVGKSSSSLATALASPVPFPITRCEVIPQFPTENQGEKTTITVTVQQPLDLNGHDELIYSVVKEVEVSGPIIKGKAAKIANIDELDSLKNLPLGSQPVKIIGNVGKEQTAADSVSEVQALGTTGKTSSDLAVGKTISMGQNHVVNSKTENNPSQLDVRSKESQSKTDIEVAKTDFGSTFQYETSRFRENAFEVAAEQEDAKRKCNQSSGQLCREFKDKVSPTNQRILEDFQMKSAENIVSSYSTYDTSSLTRAWLDADKQHTCKDSLYPCTSWENETSYSPKTTLEKNYVAIPSLVEWAEYSKSMPSVPRSDNNSPSKKNRKQVQPTLTQTTSENQLKSTNPKSPIDESTKLFSAKLEQLTNRSRSLSRSHVECAAVQPFEQSNTVFTQGSSRNMEGNCTPPKVNRHLEKENCQNLGSKGNLEAQYASAHAKSIACPGLLTVFEADLLTLSQANHSLRRVPRFFPLYDVDESDTTQPCKHSQSNMSSVNKVLSSPVVHKLSGTAPNLCVSPKSNRRSINRSSSLSPDGFSRKQISWSSQSLSRKQAKASISSKYPSKILNGRVEVLRASEDSLSSSSPGSSDIDDLEESKRKIKLLSHTLPSPYSRITAPRKPNHCSGHASDNTSVLSGELPPAMCKTALLYDRNSMVSSGYESLKRDSETTYSSTSIHDSISDQSCFYSTLKGARSSKKRNNTGSHQRHPSQDTLSSLRRSGSGSKIRWVDHGTTDAYEIKVYEIDNVDSLQRRGKAGNKSVVCFSAKLKFLEHRQQRIAEMRAKYNTLKRELELAKQHLMVDPEKWMHEFDLWQTFEVDSLEHLEALELVTQRLECQVFRCKAHVMMVTSFDASPKRRQKKKYRPPVDYKGFIGI from the exons ATGGGGTCTTCGGAAATAGCTCGGAAACAAAGATAT CTCGCGCAGATGACCAGCAGTAAGTCGCTGTCTCAGGCTCAGTGCAGCGCTGCGTGTGTCCCGCGCGCCGAGCGCCTCTCTCCAGAAGGCGCAGGAGCTTCAGGAGCTTCAGGAGCTTCGGGAGACTCAAAATTCTTCACAGCCAAAGGCGAGAGACCGGCAACCCCAGACGCGGCACGGTTGTGTGAAGAATGCGTCGCTCGTGTGCTTGTTTTCAAGGAACAAGCTCTGCGAGTGTTAAAGGATGGTCACTTTTCCCCCAGC GATCCAAAACTCTCCATCCTTCTCTATGAGAGCTTGCGAGTGCCTGTTTGGATTGGCCTTGCTGGTTGCTGTGACGTCTGCTTCACTCACCTGAGCCAGCTCAAGCGGGAGGCCATCCACATGCTCCTAAACCAAAACCGGACCATCTGGCCCAGTACTCCCCCTGCCAGCGTCTCACCCGGCTACGATGCCTTGGGTTCTCACACTCTGCCTAGAGCCATCAGCTCTCGTTCTCCAAGCCCAAATAAACGCCAGAAGTTCAGCAACCCAAGGACAGAAAGCTGGGTCAGAGAACACTCACGCTTTGAGACCCTGTGGTGTGCAAATAATGAAATGGCACCTTTTGCTGACATG GTTTCTCAGGATggtatgaaaaagaaaaaagatgatgaTTCCACAGTTCTCTGCCGCTTCAGAGGTCCTCTGACATTCAACACTTCCAAAGTTGctgcaatgctacctgctggaCCCTCTGCAGCTTTCTCTTTCATCGTCAG GGCTGTCCAGAAGTTGCACTTGACCTCAAGAAGGAGGAAGCAGTGCTCTGAAAATGACTGCTATCCCACAAACTTCTGTGGTCTTCTCCAGAAGGACCCGCCTCCTGCACCTTTAAACCTTTTACAGACTCACAGCAAGAGCAGAGACTTACCAGAGACGGCAAAG GTCAGAGTTATGCTGAGACTCAACCCGATTCAGACGGCAGACACGTCTCAGTCCCATGCCCTTAAAGTGGACCTACATAAGAAACAGGTCACAGTACTGGAGCCTGCCATACAAAACACGCAGAGATCAGCAGCAGGCACCAGTTTCACTCCAAAGACCTTCACATTTGATGCTACTTTTGGCCCTGAGTCATCCCAG GCTAAGGTCTGTGAGAGGAGTTTGTGTGAGGTTCTCCAGTCTGTTGTTGCTGGAGCAGATGGCTGCATCCTAAGCTTCGGACAAACCAAAGTGG GAACATCTTACACAATGATCGGGCGTGATGATGGCACACCAAACCTAGGGATCATCCCTTGTGCCATTTCTTGGCTTTTCAAGCTCATTAACAAGAAGAAGGACAAGACATGGGCAAACATCTCGGTATCTGTGTCAGCTGTGGAGGTGTGCGGGGAGACTGAGGTCATCAGGGATTTACTGTCTGGTTTTGAGGCTGGTGATCACACCCATAAGCCAAATGTTTACCTCCAGGAAGACCCTGTCTGTGGAATACAG CTTTACAACAACAGGGTATTAAGTGCTCCTACAGCAGAAAGAGCAGCCTGCCTATTGGATGCAGCCCTAGCATCTCGAAACACAGGCATGGGAGGGTGCAGAGGGACGTTTCATCATCACTGCCATATGTTCTACACTCTTCATGTCTGCCAAAAACACATAAAGAGCAGTCCCACATCTGGGA TGTATGTGGAACAAAGCAAGCTGAGCCTAATTGACTTAGGAAGCTGTACCAGGGAGAGAACTAAGAACAACACGGAGGTCTGTCTTCTTGACCTGGGCAATGTTATTATGGCCaagctgaatgggcacaaacaTGTACCTAAAAA gggAAGTAAACTGGCAATGCTCATGCAAGAGTCTCTTGGAAATGTCAACTGCCACACGACAATTGTAGCCCATGTCTCCACGTCTCATGATGACCTGTCTGAAACTCTGTGCACCATCCAGATTGTCTCTCGCATTCGAAGATTACAAAGGATCAGA AAACAAGCCTGCAACTCACCTGGAGCAAGAAGCTtgggcaaagaaaaaaaagggaatgacTCCTCTAAGCTAAGAGCATTTCGCTATGCAGGTTCACTGGATCATAATTTTTCTTTGCCTCACCTCTTTGATGATGTAGAGGACTATTCTGGGAGTGAAAAGTCATGCGACACGGTGTTCTGTGTGGATCCAAAAGGTGTCCTCCATGATAAAGAGGTCAGAGGGAATCAAGAGTTTGTACCGATAATTCCATCTTTGCAAAGGAACAAGGCAGACTTAAAAAGCTCCTTCTCTATAAAGCACTGTGATATCTTACATTTAACTCAAAATTCAAAAGAGATGAAAAAACTTCCTACTCCACAGAATTCTAGTGCTCCTGATTTGGAGTGTTTCAAGTGCAACACCTTTGCTGAACTACAGAATCGACTGGGATGTATTAATGAAAGTGAAATGGCTGGCTCGCATTCTTGCAAGATACAGCCTGCAAATGCTGTCTTTAAATCTGAACCTCTCTCAAGCAAAGTTGTGAAGATACCAGCTGAAAAGCCAGAGATTCAACAATTTCCATGTATAAAACAGGCTAATAACCACGAACAAGGACAACCTACTCAGAGAGATGCCTTTATTAAGGACATTAAGGAAACACCTTGTGAGTATACTGGTCAAgaaaaaatcactaaaaaaaTTCTTCCATCCTCACCAAGATTTCACATGGCTAGTAGCTCCATGCAGTGTGAACGAGACACTGAATCCCAAAACCTTACTAAAACAACGACTCCTTCCGTACCTTTTCCAGTGGAAGGGCTGTCATCAGATAAGTCCACATTGCCCCCCAAGATTCGGATACCTCCTGTGGGTAAAAGCTCATCCTCCCTGGCTACTGCCCTAGCGTCCCCAGTTCCTTTCCCTATCACCCGATGTGAAGTTATTCCACAGTTTCCCACAGAGAACCAAGGAGAGAAAACGACCATCACTGTAACAGTTCAGCAGCCACTGGATTTGAATGGACATGATGAACTTATATATTCTGTGGTTAAGGAAGTAGAGGTCAGTGGCCCAATTATTAAAGGCAAGGCTGCAAAAATAGCAAATATCGATGAGCTTGATTCTCTTAAGAACTTGCCACTAGGGTCTCAGCCTGTGAAGATCATTGGCAATGTTGGAAAGGAACAAACTGCTGCTGATTCTGTATCTGAAGTTCAGGCTTTAGGTACAACTGGTAAGACATCATCAGATTTAGCTGTAGGCAAGACCATTTCTATGGGTCAAAACCATGTTGTCAACTCAAAGACTGAAAATAACCCCTCACAACTCGATGTTAGGTCAAAAGAATCCCAGTCTAAGACAGACATAGAGGTGGCCAAAACTGATTTTGGCTCCACTTTCCAATATGAGACCTCAAGGTTCAGGGAGAATGCATTTGAGGTGGCAGCAGAGCAAGAAGATGCTAAGAGAAAGTGTAACCAAAGTAGTGGGCAGCTTTGTAGAGAGTTCAAAGACAAGGTTTCTCCAACAAATCAGAGGATATTAGAAGATTTTCAAATGAAATCAGCAGAAAATATAGTCAGCAGTTACTCAACTTATGACACGAGCAGTCTTACAAGAGCTTGGCTTGATGCTGACAAACAGCATACCTGTAAGGACTCCCTTTATCCCTGTACAAGCTGGGAAAATGAGACTTCATATAGTCCAAAAACAACActtgaaaaaaattatgttgCCATACCAAGTCTTGTGGAATGGGCAGAATATAGTAAATCAATGCCTTCAGTGCCAAGATCAGATAACAACAGTCCCAgtaagaaaaatagaaaacaagttCAACCTACTCTGACCCAGACAACCTCAGAGAATCAGCTCAAATCTACAAACCCCAAATCCCCTATTGATGAGAGCACTAAGCTATTTAGTGCAAAATTGGAGCAGCTAACAAACAGAAGCCGATCCCTAAGTAGATCACATGTAGAGTGTGCTGCTGTGCAGCCTTTTGAGCAAAGCAATACTGTGTTCACTCAGGGTTCTTCGAGGAATATGGAGGGCAACTGTACCCCACCAAAGGTCAACAGACATCTTGAGAAGGAAAATTGCCAGAATTTGGGTTCTAAAGGAAATTTGGAAGCACAATATGCATCAGCTCATGCCAAAAGCATTGCCTGTCCTGGTTTGCTGACAGTTTTTGAAGCAGACCTCCTCACTTTGTCTCAGGCTAACCATAGCCTTAGGAGAGTTCCAAGGTTTTTCCCACTTTATGATGTTGATGAAAGTGACACTACTCAGCCTTGCAAGCATAGTCAGTCCAATATGTCAAGTGTAAACAAGGTTTTGTCTAGCCCAGTGGTTCACAAGTTGTCTGGAACTGCCCCCAATTTATGTGTATCACCAAAATCTAACAGACGCTCAATAAATAGGAGCTCAAGTCTGTCTCCTGATGGATTTTCCAGAAAACAAATCTCATGGTCATCCCAGTCTTTATCCCGAAAGCAGGCGAAAGCTTCTATCTCCTCCAAATATCCAAGCAAAATACTGAATGGACGGGTTGAGGTTCTTAGAGCAAGTGAGGACTCTCTCTCTAGCTCCAGCCCAGGTAGCTCAGATATCGATGATCTTGAGGAGTCAAAACGAAAGATTAAACTGTTGAGCCACACCTTACCTTCCCCATACAGTAGGATTACAGCACCACGTAAACCAAACCACTGCAGCGGGCATGCCAGTGATAACACAAGCGTACTGAGTGGGGAGCTTCCTCCTGCCATGTGTAAGACTGCGTTGCTGTACGATCGCAACAGTATGGTCAGCAGTGGTTATGAAAGCCTGAAGAGGGACAGTGAAACCACATATAGTAGTACTTCAATACATGACTCAATCAGTGATCAGAGCTGCTTCTACAGTACTCTAAAGGGTGCCAGAAGTTCcaagaaaagaaacaacacaG GATCCCATCAAAGACATCCATCCCAGGACACCCTCTCATCTTTAAGGAGGTCTGGAAGTGGGTCCAAAATACGCTGGGTTGATCATGGTACCACAGATGCATATGAAATTAAAGTTTATGAGATCGACAATGTGGATAGTTtgcagaggagaggaaaggCAGGGAACAAG AGTGTTGTCTGCTTCAGTGCCAAGCTGAAATTCCTGGAGCATCGACAACAAAGGATTGCAGAGATGAGGGCCAAGTACAACACCCTAAAGAGAGAGCTGGAGCTAGCCAAACAGCATCTGATGGTggatccagagaaatggatgCATGAAT TTGACCTCTGGCAGACATTTGAAGTAGATTCTCTGGAGCACTTAGAGGCCCTTGAGCTGGTGACACAGCGTCTGGAGTGCCAAGTCTTCCGCTGCAAGGCACATGTCATGATGGTAACGAGTTTTGATGCTTCACCAAAGCGAAGACAGAAGAAGAAGTACCGGCCACCTGTTGATTATAAGGGGTTCATAGGAATATAG